The Candidatus Binatia bacterium region CGCCTCGCGTTTGAGTTGCTGCTTGATGCGGCCAATCTTAGTACCGACGTTGCTTACGCTGATGCCGAGAATCTCGGCGATCTCGGCGTGCGGCCGGTCGTCGAGGTAGAGGAGCATCACGCTGCGGTCGAGTGGATCTAGCTTCGCGATAAAGGCATGCACGAACTCCAGGCGCTCGTCGCGTACGTCGTCCTCGAACGCAACAGGATCGGGAATGCGTGCGAGCAGCCCTTCGCCGTCCGCCGCGTGGCGCGTATGCCGGTATTGCGTGCGGTAGAACGAGATCGCGACGTTGAGCGCGATCCGGTACATCCACGTGCTGAAGCTCACTCGCTTTTCGTCGTAGCGCGGATAGGAGCGCAACAGCTGTACGATCATCTCTTGGAGTAAGTCCTCACGGCTGCTGCGGTCGCGGCAATAGCCGTTCGCAACGCTCGCTAGAATGCCACGATGCTCTTGCAGCCGACCAAGAAACTCGGCCGTATCGGAACGCATCGATCAGGCCGCCTGCTCGAACCGACGAACCGCTTCGAGGCTCTCGAGCGCTGCCGTGACGTTGTGCCCGGCGATTGCGTCG contains the following coding sequences:
- a CDS encoding sigma-70 family RNA polymerase sigma factor translates to MRSDTAEFLGRLQEHRGILASVANGYCRDRSSREDLLQEMIVQLLRSYPRYDEKRVSFSTWMYRIALNVAISFYRTQYRHTRHAADGEGLLARIPDPVAFEDDVRDERLEFVHAFIAKLDPLDRSVMLLYLDDRPHAEIAEILGISVSNVGTKIGRIKQQLKREASALPAQRF